One genomic region from Conexibacter woesei DSM 14684 encodes:
- a CDS encoding DNA topoisomerase IB: MARTRRVDCSGPGIARLRRGRGFSYVGADGERIEDDATVDRIRALAIPPAWTEVWICSDPLGHIQATGVDAAGRKQYRYHDGWRRRRDAAKFDAMVAFARALPALRRRVRDDLRGDALDRTRVLACCVRLLDVGFFRIGSEDYAEQNETYGLTTLLRRHVRFDGDVIVFDYPAKDGLRRVQQVLDDDAAEIVHALRRRRGGGPELLAYKQRRRWVDVKADEVNEYLKDAAGGDFTAKDFRTWNATALMAVELAVRAADAGSRASRRRIVTASVRAVAVFLGNTPAVCRRSYVDPRVIDRFQSGLTLAAALAAPAEPDPDEPAEVRAVDERVRHAVLDLIADG, translated from the coding sequence ATGGCCCGCACGCGACGCGTCGACTGCTCCGGTCCCGGGATCGCCCGGCTGCGCCGCGGCCGGGGCTTCAGCTACGTCGGCGCCGACGGCGAGCGGATCGAGGACGACGCGACCGTCGACCGCATCCGCGCGCTCGCGATCCCGCCCGCGTGGACGGAGGTGTGGATCTGCTCCGACCCGCTCGGCCACATCCAGGCGACCGGCGTCGACGCCGCCGGCCGCAAGCAGTACCGCTACCACGACGGCTGGCGCAGACGCCGCGACGCCGCCAAGTTCGACGCGATGGTCGCGTTCGCCCGCGCGCTGCCGGCGCTGCGACGACGGGTGCGCGACGACCTCCGCGGCGACGCGCTCGACCGCACGCGCGTGCTCGCCTGCTGCGTGCGGCTGCTCGACGTCGGCTTCTTCCGCATCGGCAGCGAGGACTACGCCGAGCAGAACGAGACGTACGGCCTGACGACGCTGCTGAGACGGCACGTCCGCTTCGACGGCGACGTGATCGTCTTCGACTACCCCGCCAAGGACGGCCTGCGCCGCGTGCAACAGGTGCTCGACGACGACGCCGCCGAGATCGTGCACGCGCTGAGGCGGCGGCGCGGCGGCGGGCCGGAGCTGCTGGCGTACAAGCAGCGGCGGCGCTGGGTCGACGTGAAGGCCGACGAGGTGAACGAGTACCTGAAGGACGCGGCCGGCGGCGACTTCACGGCGAAGGACTTCCGCACCTGGAACGCGACCGCGCTGATGGCCGTCGAGCTGGCGGTCCGCGCGGCCGACGCCGGCTCGCGCGCGTCACGCAGACGGATCGTGACCGCGTCGGTCAGAGCCGTCGCGGTGTTCCTCGGCAACACGCCGGCCGTCTGCCGCAGAAGCTACGTCGACCCGCGCGTGATCGACCGCTTCCAGTCCGGCCTCACGCTCGCCGCGGCGCTCGCCGCGCCGGCCGAGCCCGACCCCGACGAGCCCGCCGAGGTGCGGGCGGTCGATGAGCGCGTCCGCCACGCCGTGCTCGACCTGATCGCGGACGGCTGA